In Fusarium musae strain F31 chromosome 7, whole genome shotgun sequence, a single window of DNA contains:
- a CDS encoding hypothetical protein (EggNog:ENOG41) yields MAFSYVSDFSTSSGIGIAAFCLLSSWWFITTFLAWYRLRHVPGPWFAGLSYIWIGRTAYSGKQHHVFVALDEKYGSLVRIGPEVLLTSDVELVKRMSATKSSYGKSSWVDGVRFNPYHETMFAVRDPRQHDRAKARLAPAYSGRDTPNLEGAVDQQVNNLISLIRRRYLSEPAAGVFRTLPLLNVLSYFTLDVISKVALGTEFGCCTSDSDPYRFYEGLDEHMPLMALTSDVPWIRAIMYSTTFLKYFGPRETDDHGIGPLMKVTNDNVRQRYSQDQTEKTDMLSSFKVHGLSEGNAQSETLFMFVAGSDTTASAIRMTLFYLMSSPRVYRKLKEEIRDAIRDGRASNPITAAQARELPYLQAVIYEGLRMRPVTTGQQAKEVPAGGDTINGYFIPGGTSIAINFSAILGSKALFGPDADVFRPERFIGLSASDLAEMRRNVEMNFGHGRWMCAGKPLAFMELQKVYFELLRAFDFQLTEPLSPMRSESYALFRDFGLKVRATAAEDMEQLSE; encoded by the exons ATGGCCTTCTCTTATGTATCAGATTTCTCAACTTCCAGTGGCATCGGCATAGCGGCCTTCTGCTTACTATCATCATGGTGGTTCATCACAACCTTTCTCGCATGGTATCGCCTCCGCCACGTCCCAGGCCCCTGGTTCGCAGGACTCAGCTACATATGGATCGGCCGGACTGCCTACAGTGGCAAACAGCATCACGTATTCGTCGCTCTCGACGAGAAATACGGCTCACTCGTCAGAATCGGGCCAGAGGTTCTGCTCACTTCagatgttgagcttgtcaaacGCATGTCGGCGACAAAGAGCTCTTATGGCAAGTCCTCTTGGGTTGATGGCGTGCGTTTCAATCCGTATCACGAGACTATGTTTGCGGTGAGAGATCCACGACAGCATGATCGTGCGAAAGCAAGGCTTGCGCCCGCGTATAGTGGTCGTGACACGCCTAATCTCGAGGGCGCTGTCGATCAGCAGGTCAATAACCTCATATCCTTGATTCGCCGCCGATATCTCTCAGAGCCTGCGGCTGGTGTCTTTCGTACACTGCCACTCCTCAACGTCTTGTCGTACTTCACCCTTGATGTCATTTCCAAAGTGGCGCTTGGCACAGAGTTTGGTTGCTGCACTTCTGACTCGGATCCGTATAGATTCTATGAAGGGTTGGATGAGCACATGCCTTTGATGGCGCTGACGAGTGATGTTCCGTGGATCCGAGCCATCATGTACTCAACCACATTCCTTAAGTACTTTGGGCCACGCGAGACTGATGATCACGGAATTGGCCCACTGATGAA GGTTACGAATGATAATGTCCGCCAGCGTTACAGTCAAGATCAAACAGAAAAGACAGATATGCTA AGCTCTTTCAAAGTCCACGGGCTATCAGAAGGTAACGCCCAATCTGAGACACTCTTCATGTTTGTCGCAGGTTCAGACACCACAGCATCCGCAATCCGGATGACCCTCTTCTACCTCATGTCATCTCCCCGCGTTTACCGTAAGCTCAAGGAAGAAATTCGAGATGCTATACGTGATGGAAGAGCGTCCAATCCAATTACTGCTGCTCAAGCACGCGAGTTGCCTTATCTACAA GCAGTCATTTATGAAGGCCTTCGCATGCGCCCAGTGACAACAGGACAGCAAGCCAAAGAGGTGCCAGCTGGAGGAGACACCATAAACGGGTACTTCATCCCCGGTGGCAcatccatcgccatcaactTCTCGGCTATTCTAGGTTCAAAAGCCCTCTTTGGCCCAGACGCCGATGTTTTCCGACCAGAGCGTTTCATCGGCCTTTCAGCCTCCGATCTCGCTGAGATGCGCCGCAACGTTGAGATGAACTTTGGTCATGGCCGATGGATGTGTGCCGGAAAACCATTGGCGTTTATGGAGCTGCAAAAAGTGTACTTTGAG TTGTTACGCGCATTTGACTTTCAACTTACAGAACCTCTGAGTCCGATGCGATCCGAGAGCTATGCCTTGTTTCGCGATTTTGGGCTCAAGGTGCGTGCTACAGCGGCAGAAGACATGGAACAATTATCGGAGTAA
- a CDS encoding hypothetical protein (EggNog:ENOG41) produces MRFFSLTFPAVCAAAAVSKCENPTKRIEWRELDDAARQQYTDAVLCLSTKPSRLGLNTTLYDDFPYVHAHLDKQIHAVASFLPWHRYFVHVYEGALKECGYEGAMPYWDWSLDADDTPKSTIWDPKTGFGGNGSPNKTESIYDGRAVRKCLDDGPFKDLFPAYLTTEYDPHCLARDWNDGSENVGNMLSENYNKEAVAKVQAVKDYDHYRQKLEAGPHGAIHSAIGGDMIPNTSPNDPIFFLHHTQIDRLWYLWQQESPKARSMEFAGYKTQDQFDGTKPPPASLEDTLLMNGLADDLKVKDLMITQSSLLCYYY; encoded by the exons ATGCGCTTTTTCTCTCTTACCTTTCCCGCTGTTTGCGCGGCTGCAGCAGTCTCCAAGTGCGAAAACCCTACCAAGCGTATTGAATGGCGCGAGCTTGATGATGCAGCCCGCCAACAGTACACCGACGCCGTTCTGTGCCTCTCAACCAAGCCATCCCGTCTCGGGTTGAACACCACTCTTTACGACGACTTTCCCTACGTTCACGCTCATTTGGACAAGCAGA TCCACGCCGTTGCTTCGTTTCTCCCCTGGCACCGATACTTTGTGCATGTCTATGAGGGTGCCCTCAAGGAATGTGGCTATGAAGGAGCTATGCC GTACTGGGACTGGTCCCTCGACGCCGACGACACGCCCAAGTCCACCATCTGGGATCCCAAGACTGGCTTCGGCGGCAACGGCAGCCCCAACAAGACCGAGTCTATCTACGATGGGCGTGCTGTTAGAAAGTGTCTCGACGACGGACCTTTCAAGGACCTCTTTCCTGCCTACCTGACCACTGAGTACGATCCCCATTGTCTGGCGCGAGATTGGAACGATGGAAGTGAAAATGTTGGGAATATGTTGTCGGAGAACTATAACAAAGAGGCAGTTGCAAAAGTTCAGGCGGTCAAGGACTATGATCACTATCGTcagaagttggaggctggTCCTCACGGTGCTATCCATAGTGCGATTGGTGGTGATATGATTCCCAACACGTCCCCCAACG AtcccatcttctttcttcatcacaccCAGATCGATCGACTCTGGTATCTCTGGCAGCAGGAGAGCCCCAAGGCTCGCAGCATGGAGTTCGCTGGCTACAAGACTCAGGATCAGTTCGACGGAACCAAGCCTCCTCCTGCTTCCCTCGAGGATACACTCCTCATGAATGGCTTGGCGGATGACTTGAAGGTCAAGGATTTGATGATCACTCAGAGCTCACTTCTCtgctattactactag